One Hevea brasiliensis isolate MT/VB/25A 57/8 chromosome 5, ASM3005281v1, whole genome shotgun sequence genomic region harbors:
- the LOC110642977 gene encoding myosin-binding protein 7, translating to MDLEVLSPTSSPSRSRALVKCCNCGCSCSLVSSYSPGSWFRSVKRKYNEFEEGNRFYIPGFDLFSNPRVQIENECTALRETVSSQQQAIQDLYAELEEERNASSTAANEAMSMILRLQREKAEIQMDARQFKRFAEEKMAHDQQELLAFEDILYKREQTIQSLSCEVQAYKYRMMSYGLTEAEAEGEKGEKSGFSRNPSMAENLDAAQFEFPAYNYPPLKCNLNENPSALEGDDDVVDVEKYAFGETPHARDHLKNLEYRINQMEQSPSSSQLDGESSGSKNIPEKVIVGHSPRQPRDRMVSANGSSSFMGMSRETGPDLVTESPSFRFNNSFKKMDYVSQSEDYSNLRKVDNASDFADDMSDRVYTIDSVHNGVPYNCVADPKAGAVICEDYISTPREGLNRPDVSDPDVKKLYMRLQALEADRESMRHAIISMRTDKAQMVLLKEIAQHLCKEMSPERRMPVKKPSLLGTFSFLSIFKWVVSFIFWRKKARRSKYMCGLSASNVGLLLLLDKGPRTRQWRCLTSTQV from the exons ATGGATTTGGAAGTACTTTCACCTACCTCTTCACCTTCACGGTCAAGGGCTTTGGTGAAATGTTGTAATTGTGGGTGTAGTTGTTCTTTAGTATCTTCTTACTCCCCAGGTTCTTGGTTCCGGTCTGTGAAACGAAAATATAATGAGTTCGAGGAAGGAAATCGATTTTATATACCTGGATTTGATCTCTTCTCAAATCCTCGTGTGCAAATTGAGAATGAATGTACTGCACTCCGTGAAACAGTTAGTAGCCAACAGCAGGCAATACAAGATTTATACGCAGAACTGGAGGAGGAGAGAAATGCCTCTTCGACGGCTGCAAATGAGGCAATGTCGATGATATTGAGGTTGCAGAGGGAGAAGGCAGAGATCCAAATGGATGCAAGGCAATTCAAGCGTTTTGCAGAGGAGAAGATGGCTCATGACCAACAGGAGCTTTTGGCTTTTGAGGATATACTGTATAAGAGAGAACAAACCATTCAATCGCTCAGTTGTGAGGTGCAGGCTTATAAATATAGGATGATGAGTTATGGGCTTACAGAAGCAGAGGCAGAGGGGGAGAAGGGTGAGAAAAGTGGGTTCAGCCGCAATCCAAGTATGGCTGAAAATTTGGATGCTGCCCAATTTGAATTTCCTGCATACAATTATCCACCCTTAAAATGCAATTTGAATGAGAACCCAAGTGCTTTGGAGGGCGATGATGATGTTGTGGATGTTGAGAAATATGCTTTTGGTGAGACTCCTCATGCTCGGGATCATTTGAAGAATTTGGAATATAGGATCAATCAGATGGAACAAAGTCCTAGTAGCAGTCAATTAGATGGGGAGTCTTCTGGTTCTAAGAATATCCCAGAGAAGGTGATAGTGGGTCATTCTCCCAGGCAACCAAGAGACAGGATGGTTTCTGCTAATGGTTCGAGTTCATTCATGGGTATGTCAAGAGAAACAGGTCCAGATCTTGTGACAGAATCTCCTAGTTTTAGGTTCAATAATAGCTTTAAGAAAATGGATTATGTTTCACAGTCAGAAGACTACTCGAATTTGAGAAAGGTGGATAATGCATCAGATTTTGCCGATGACATGAGTGACAGAGTTTATACCATTGATTCTGTCCACAATGGGGTACCGTATAATTGTGTTGCCGATCCAAAAGCTGGAGCTGTGATTTGTGAAGATTATATATCCACTCCAAGGGAGGGATTAAATCGGCCTGATGTTAGTGATCCTGATGTCAAAAAGCTCTACATGAGGCTTCAGGCACTTGAGGCTGACAGGGAATCTATGAGGCATGCAATTATTTCAATGCGCACTGATAAAGCCCAGATGGTGCTGTTGAAAGAAATAGCTCAACATTTGTGCAAGGAGATGTCACCAGAAAGGCGAATGCCTGTGAAGAAGCCATCTCTTCTTGGAACCTTTTCCTTCTTGTCAATTTTCAAG TGGGTTGTGTCCTTCATTTTCTGGAGAAAGAAAGCTCGTCGAAGCAA ATATATGTGTGGGCTTTCAGCAAGCAATGTTGGTCTGCTACTGCTTCTGGACAAAGGGCCTCGCACAAGGCAGTGGAGATGTCTTACAAGTACACAAGTGTAA